A DNA window from Ostrea edulis chromosome 5, xbOstEdul1.1, whole genome shotgun sequence contains the following coding sequences:
- the LOC125650158 gene encoding cytochrome P450 2E1-like, whose amino-acid sequence MYAFWTVFLACLVALLFTWWRKTTRNATLPPGPPTVPFIGNLLSVSPDTLLETFMEYRQKYGDVFSLITGSRILVVVSGHDTLRDIFIKHGDVVSERPDTFFTREIGKFKEAICFNCCPSNSTVSLCKLRADREWNAGDRICSYHFQNGCKENGPSMFVYSKYQFPEVPTNRKRKTMEQIEATMSTTSEQVPCSSATSVNLVSTGEQDHNYFHPCPSFLCASKINDYHSKIKELEEDIGKLELEIESLL is encoded by the exons ATGTATGCTTTCTGGACTGTTTTCCTAGCATGTCTAGTAGCACTTTTATTCACGTGGTGGCGGAAGACCACGAGAAATGCTACCCTTCCCCCGGGGCCTCCCACAGTCCCATTCATTGGGAATCTTCTAAGTGTGAGTCCGGACACGTTGTTGGAGACGTTCATGGAGTATAGGCAGAAGTACGGAGACGTTTTCAGTCTAATCACTGGTTCGAGGATCCTTGTTGTCGTCAGCGGACATGATACCCTAAGGGATATATTCATAAAGCATGGAGATGTCGTATCCGAGAGACCAGATACTTTTTTTACAAGAGAAATCGGGAAATTCAAag aagCCATATGTTTTAATTGCTGCCCATCAAATAGTACAGTGTctttgtgtaaatt ACGTGCTGACAGAGAATGGAATGCAGGTGATAGGATCTGCAGCTACCATTTTCAAAACGGATGCAAGGAAAATGGCCCATCAATGTTTGTATACTCCAAATACCAGTTTCCAGAAGTGCCCACAAATCGAAAAAG GAAAACAATGGAACAAATTGAGGCCACAATGTCAACAACCAGTGAACAAGTGCCATGTTCATCTGCTACATCTGTAAATCTTGTATCAACTGGAGAACAAGACCACAATTACTTCCATCCATGTCCATCTTTCCTTTGTGCTTCAAAGATAAACGATTACCATT CAAAGATAAAAGAACTTGAAGAAGATATTGGGAAGTTAGAGCTAGAGATAGAGAGCCTACTTTGA